A single window of Kitasatospora sp. HUAS MG31 DNA harbors:
- a CDS encoding TIM barrel protein, with protein sequence MTDVTAAAQHSFTINLSILFTELPLLERPAAAAAAGFTAAELWWPFGADHAPSQAEQDELRKAFDDAGVRLTGLNFLDDLTKGARGTVSVPAESERFRENVPVTAALAESFGTKALNALYGNRVAGVDPAVQDGLALENLVLAARAAHEVGAILLIETLNKVESPDYALVTAEAAIEVVDKVNAATGLGNARFLCDLYHLARNGEDPAAVIDAYADRIGHVQIADTPARNEPGTGELDVEGLLARLTAAGYTGRIGLEYKPSTGVSADSFAWLPRELRAAK encoded by the coding sequence GTGACCGACGTGACTGCCGCTGCCCAGCACAGCTTCACGATCAACCTGTCCATCCTGTTCACCGAGCTCCCGCTCCTGGAGCGCCCGGCCGCCGCGGCCGCCGCTGGCTTCACCGCCGCCGAACTCTGGTGGCCCTTCGGTGCGGACCACGCCCCGTCGCAGGCCGAGCAGGACGAGCTCCGCAAGGCCTTCGACGACGCCGGCGTCCGGCTCACCGGCCTGAACTTCCTCGACGACCTCACCAAGGGCGCCCGCGGTACGGTCTCGGTGCCCGCCGAGAGCGAGCGCTTCCGGGAGAACGTCCCGGTGACCGCCGCCCTGGCCGAGTCCTTCGGCACCAAGGCGCTCAACGCGCTCTACGGCAACCGCGTGGCGGGCGTGGACCCGGCCGTCCAGGACGGACTCGCCCTGGAGAACCTGGTGCTCGCCGCCCGGGCCGCCCACGAGGTCGGCGCGATCCTGCTGATCGAGACCCTCAACAAGGTCGAGTCCCCGGACTACGCGCTGGTCACCGCCGAGGCGGCGATCGAGGTCGTGGACAAGGTCAACGCGGCCACCGGGCTCGGCAACGCCAGGTTCCTCTGCGACCTCTACCACCTGGCCAGGAACGGCGAGGACCCGGCGGCGGTGATCGACGCGTACGCCGACCGGATCGGCCACGTCCAGATCGCCGACACCCCGGCCCGCAACGAGCCCGGCACCGGCGAACTCGACGTCGAGGGCCTCCTCGCCCGCCTCACCGCCGCCGGCTACACCGGCCGGATCGGCCTGGAGTACAAGCCCTCCACCGGTGTCAGCGCCGACAGCTTCGCGTGGCTCCCGCGCGAGCTCCGCGCCGCGAAGTAA
- the uraH gene encoding hydroxyisourate hydrolase has translation MTGISTHVLDTSLGRPAQGVPVELALHTEGGWKVLGTSATDSDGRAKDLPAVEAGSVVRLLFDTTAYYAARAEETPFFPEVSIVFTVAPAQHHYHVPLLLNPFGYSVYRGS, from the coding sequence ATGACTGGCATCTCCACGCACGTGCTCGACACCAGCCTCGGCCGCCCGGCCCAGGGTGTCCCGGTCGAGCTGGCACTGCACACCGAGGGTGGCTGGAAGGTGCTCGGCACCTCCGCCACGGACTCCGACGGCCGGGCCAAGGACCTGCCGGCCGTGGAGGCGGGCTCGGTCGTCCGGCTGCTCTTCGACACCACCGCGTACTACGCGGCCCGGGCCGAGGAGACGCCGTTCTTCCCCGAGGTCTCGATCGTCTTCACGGTCGCACCCGCGCAGCACCACTACCACGTGCCGCTGCTGCTCAACCCGTTCGGATACTCGGTCTACCGCGGAAGCTAG
- the allB gene encoding allantoinase AllB translates to MSRSETTPRTTVIRSRRVVLPDGERPADVLVQGGRIEQVAAYGALLAGDAHLTDLGDTVLLPGLVDTHVHVNEPGRTEWEGFATATRAAAAGGVTTIIDMPLNSVPPTTTVAGLEAKRKTAEGQAWVDLGFWGGAVPGNAGDLEPLHRAGVFGFKSFLAPSGVDEFPHLATREDLETALAEQARIGALAIIHAEDPAVLDAAPQRPGVHYRDFLASRPDDAEAAAVARLLDTARRTGARVHILHVSSAAVLPLLRQARADGVRVTAETCPHYLTLAAEEVPDGDTAFKCCPPIRDESNRDLLWAALAEGEFIAVVSDHSPSTPDLKLLRHHGGSGDFAAAWGGIASLQLGLPAIWTEARRRGHTLVDVVRWMASGPASLVGLTGTKGAIAPGYDADLVAFDPDAEFRVHAEELHHRNPVTPYAGRTLTGVVRTTWLRGRVVDVAGEPTGRQITR, encoded by the coding sequence ATGTCCCGCAGCGAGACGACGCCCCGCACGACGGTGATCCGCTCCCGCCGTGTCGTCCTGCCGGACGGCGAGCGCCCCGCTGACGTCCTGGTCCAGGGCGGCCGGATCGAGCAGGTCGCCGCGTACGGCGCACTGCTGGCCGGGGACGCGCACCTGACCGACCTGGGCGACACCGTGCTGCTGCCCGGCCTGGTCGACACCCACGTGCACGTCAACGAGCCGGGCCGGACCGAGTGGGAGGGTTTCGCCACCGCCACCCGGGCCGCCGCGGCGGGCGGCGTGACCACGATCATCGACATGCCGCTGAACTCCGTCCCGCCCACCACCACGGTGGCCGGGCTGGAGGCCAAGCGGAAGACCGCCGAGGGCCAGGCCTGGGTGGACCTCGGGTTCTGGGGCGGCGCCGTCCCCGGCAACGCCGGCGACCTGGAGCCGCTGCACCGGGCCGGCGTGTTCGGCTTCAAGAGCTTCCTGGCGCCCTCCGGCGTGGACGAGTTCCCGCACCTGGCCACCCGGGAGGACCTGGAGACCGCGCTCGCCGAGCAGGCCCGGATCGGCGCGCTGGCCATCATCCACGCCGAGGACCCGGCGGTGCTGGACGCCGCCCCGCAGCGGCCCGGCGTGCACTACCGCGACTTCCTGGCCTCCCGTCCCGACGACGCCGAGGCCGCCGCCGTGGCCCGGCTGCTGGACACGGCCCGCCGGACCGGCGCCCGGGTGCACATCCTGCACGTCTCCTCCGCCGCCGTGCTGCCGCTGCTGCGGCAGGCCCGCGCGGACGGGGTGCGGGTGACCGCCGAGACCTGCCCGCACTACCTCACCCTCGCCGCCGAGGAGGTGCCGGACGGCGACACCGCCTTCAAGTGCTGCCCGCCGATCCGCGACGAGTCCAACCGCGACCTGCTCTGGGCCGCGCTGGCCGAGGGCGAGTTCATCGCGGTGGTCTCCGACCACTCGCCGTCCACCCCGGACCTCAAGCTGCTGCGGCACCACGGCGGCAGCGGCGACTTCGCGGCCGCCTGGGGCGGCATCGCCTCGCTGCAGCTGGGCCTGCCGGCGATCTGGACCGAGGCCCGCCGCCGCGGCCACACCCTCGTGGACGTGGTGCGCTGGATGGCGAGCGGCCCGGCCTCGCTGGTCGGCCTCACCGGTACCAAGGGCGCCATCGCCCCCGGGTACGACGCCGACCTGGTCGCCTTCGACCCGGACGCCGAGTTCCGGGTGCACGCCGAGGAACTCCACCACCGCAACCCCGTCACCCCGTACGCCGGCCGGACCCTGACCGGCGTCGTCCGCACCACCTGGCTCCGCGGCCGGGTGGTGGACGTGGCCGGCGAGCCGACCGGCCGCCAGATCACCCGCTAG
- the pucL gene encoding factor-independent urate hydroxylase: MAHVLGQNQYGKAENRIVRVYRDSTRHEIKDLNVSVSLQGEFEDVHLTGSNANCLPTDTTKNTVYAFAKEYGIESAEAFGITLARHFVDNTERGVVHSARIRIEEYAWDRIKTPDNSARFIGSEEVGHSFVRNGQETRTSEIVYDGESVQVISGLKDLIVMNSTNSEFWGYIKDRYTTLQEAYDRILATQVTARWKYGFDGKDDEAQPNWNRSYNHVRRHLLEAFAETYSYSLQQTLHAMGTRVLNNRAEVDEVRLELPNKHHFLVDLEPFGLKNENEVYYAADRMYGLIEGTVHREGVVPVIPVV, from the coding sequence ATGGCCCATGTGCTCGGTCAGAACCAGTACGGCAAGGCGGAGAACCGGATCGTCCGGGTCTACCGCGACTCCACCCGCCACGAGATCAAGGACCTGAACGTCTCGGTCTCGCTCCAGGGCGAGTTCGAGGACGTCCACCTCACCGGCTCGAACGCCAACTGCCTGCCCACCGACACGACGAAGAACACCGTCTACGCCTTCGCCAAGGAGTACGGCATCGAGTCGGCCGAGGCCTTCGGCATCACGCTGGCCCGCCACTTCGTCGACAACACCGAGCGGGGGGTGGTGCACAGCGCCCGCATCCGGATCGAGGAGTACGCCTGGGACCGGATCAAGACCCCCGACAACTCGGCCCGTTTCATCGGCTCGGAGGAGGTCGGCCACTCCTTCGTCCGCAACGGCCAGGAGACCCGCACCAGCGAGATCGTCTACGACGGCGAGTCGGTGCAGGTGATCTCCGGCCTCAAGGACCTGATCGTCATGAACTCCACCAACTCGGAGTTCTGGGGCTACATCAAGGACCGGTACACCACCCTCCAGGAGGCGTACGACCGGATCCTCGCCACCCAGGTGACCGCCCGTTGGAAGTACGGCTTCGACGGGAAGGACGACGAGGCCCAGCCGAACTGGAACCGCTCCTACAACCACGTACGGCGCCACCTGCTGGAGGCCTTCGCGGAGACCTACTCCTACTCGCTGCAGCAGACCCTGCACGCGATGGGCACCCGGGTGCTGAACAACCGCGCCGAGGTGGACGAGGTCCGCCTGGAACTCCCGAACAAGCACCACTTCCTCGTCGACCTGGAGCCCTTCGGCCTCAAGAACGAGAACGAGGTCTACTACGCCGCGGACCGCATGTACGGCCTGATCGAGGGCACCGTGCACCGCGAGGGCGTCGTCCCGGTCATCCCGGTCGTCTGA
- the alc gene encoding allantoicase, producing MSTEETPSAPFTELVDLASRLLGAGIVGTNEDTFADAENLLVAKPAEFRPHTFGHKGQIMDGWESRRRRGTSAETPHPTDEDHDWAIVRLGVAGVIRGVIVDTAHFTGNYPESASVQAASVPGHPSPAEVEAAEWVDLVPRTPLRGDTAHAFEVADGTRYTHVRLNIFPDGGVARLRVHGEVRTDPRELDGLTFDLAAQEYGGVAEAASDRYFSSPHNLNAPGRASVMGEGWETRRRRDKANDWVQIALAGGGEVLAAEVDTTHFVANAPGWADLVGYDASAGGDPSTDTEGWFPILPRTRLQPDTRHRLRLDAGRPVTHVRINVYPDGGLARLRLTGRLTEDGRASLALRWFDSVPAAEAEAALVGAGLSAAEAAALTAARPLADAAAATTAVAALQPADGPDGEHTSRRRSAVWRLLGI from the coding sequence TTGAGTACCGAAGAGACCCCGAGCGCTCCGTTCACCGAGCTGGTCGACCTGGCCTCGCGCCTGCTGGGCGCGGGCATCGTCGGCACCAACGAGGACACCTTCGCCGACGCGGAGAACCTGCTGGTCGCCAAGCCGGCGGAGTTCCGGCCGCACACCTTCGGCCACAAGGGCCAGATCATGGACGGCTGGGAGTCCCGGCGCCGCCGCGGCACCTCCGCCGAGACGCCCCACCCCACCGACGAGGACCACGACTGGGCGATCGTCCGGCTCGGCGTCGCCGGCGTGATCCGCGGGGTGATCGTGGACACCGCCCACTTCACCGGCAACTACCCGGAGAGCGCCTCCGTCCAGGCCGCCTCCGTGCCCGGCCATCCCTCGCCCGCCGAGGTGGAGGCCGCCGAGTGGGTCGACCTGGTGCCGCGGACCCCGCTCAGGGGCGACACCGCCCACGCGTTCGAGGTCGCCGACGGGACCCGGTACACCCACGTCCGGCTGAACATATTCCCCGACGGCGGTGTGGCCCGGCTCCGGGTGCACGGCGAGGTCAGGACCGACCCGCGCGAGCTGGACGGCCTCACCTTCGACCTGGCCGCCCAGGAGTACGGCGGCGTCGCCGAGGCCGCCTCGGACCGCTACTTCTCCTCCCCGCACAACCTGAACGCTCCCGGTCGCGCCTCCGTCATGGGCGAGGGCTGGGAGACCCGTCGGCGGCGCGACAAGGCCAACGACTGGGTACAGATCGCCCTGGCCGGGGGCGGCGAGGTCCTGGCCGCCGAGGTGGACACCACCCACTTCGTCGCCAACGCCCCCGGCTGGGCCGACCTGGTCGGGTACGACGCCTCCGCGGGCGGCGACCCGTCCACCGACACCGAGGGCTGGTTCCCGATCCTGCCCCGCACCCGGCTGCAGCCCGACACCCGGCACCGCCTCCGGCTGGACGCGGGCCGCCCGGTCACCCACGTCCGGATCAACGTGTACCCGGACGGCGGCCTGGCCCGGCTGCGGCTGACCGGCCGGCTCACCGAGGACGGCCGCGCCTCCCTCGCCCTGCGCTGGTTCGACTCCGTCCCGGCCGCCGAGGCCGAGGCCGCCCTCGTCGGCGCCGGCCTGAGCGCGGCGGAGGCCGCCGCGCTCACCGCCGCCCGTCCGCTCGCGGACGCCGCCGCGGCCACCACCGCCGTCGCCGCCCTCCAGCCGGCCGACGGCCCCGACGGCGAGCACACCTCCCGCCGCCGCTCCGCCGTCTGGCGCCTGCTCGGCATCTGA
- the uraD gene encoding 2-oxo-4-hydroxy-4-carboxy-5-ureidoimidazoline decarboxylase, whose amino-acid sequence MTKQPDALDALAAAPAAELRETLLEICSSPSWAAAVAGTRPWSDRDALLAANAAAMTALTVRDLEDAMAGHARIGKPKTGDATSEREQSGIKGVDPMLLDELHEANAAYEAKFGHVFLICATGRTAETMLASLRERYRNDAATEAEIVRGELRKINDIRINRLLDES is encoded by the coding sequence GTGACCAAGCAACCCGACGCTCTCGACGCTCTGGCGGCGGCCCCCGCCGCCGAGCTGCGGGAGACCCTGCTGGAGATCTGCTCCAGCCCCAGCTGGGCCGCCGCCGTGGCTGGGACCCGGCCCTGGTCCGACCGTGACGCACTGCTCGCCGCCAACGCGGCGGCGATGACCGCGCTCACCGTCCGGGACCTCGAGGACGCGATGGCCGGCCACGCCCGGATCGGCAAACCCAAGACGGGCGACGCCACCTCCGAGCGCGAGCAGTCCGGCATCAAGGGGGTGGACCCCATGCTCCTCGACGAACTGCACGAGGCCAACGCCGCCTACGAGGCGAAGTTCGGCCACGTGTTCCTGATCTGCGCGACCGGCCGCACCGCCGAGACCATGCTCGCCTCGCTCCGCGAGCGCTACCGCAACGACGCCGCCACCGAGGCGGAGATCGTCCGCGGGGAGCTGCGCAAGATCAACGACATCCGCATCAACCGGCTGCTCGACGAGTCCTGA
- a CDS encoding helix-turn-helix domain-containing protein has translation MSNALEHPLTAAIKPLLDAVGATPVEPGDARPDDVVLEWDGAPAVAVRLPHLSSALDRLLAEMTRQFDGRPLAELDRAEKQRVVALLEERGAFTVRHGVETVASALGVSRFTVYNYLNRQEKT, from the coding sequence GTGAGCAATGCCCTGGAACACCCGCTCACCGCGGCGATAAAGCCGCTGCTCGACGCGGTCGGCGCGACCCCGGTCGAGCCCGGTGACGCCCGGCCCGACGACGTCGTCCTGGAGTGGGACGGCGCACCGGCCGTGGCCGTCCGGCTGCCGCACCTGAGCAGCGCGCTGGACCGCCTGCTGGCGGAGATGACCCGCCAGTTCGACGGGCGCCCGCTCGCCGAGCTGGACCGCGCCGAGAAGCAGCGGGTGGTCGCCCTGCTGGAGGAGCGCGGCGCCTTCACCGTCCGCCACGGGGTGGAAACCGTCGCGTCGGCCCTCGGTGTCAGCCGGTTCACGGTGTACAACTACCTGAACCGCCAGGAGAAGACCTGA
- a CDS encoding nucleobase:cation symporter-2 family protein has product MAIRTTRTTDGGSTPDGPSRSDGVSPGLPGSTAPSDREVHPVDELPPPVKLFTTGLQHVAAMYAGVVAPPLIVGAGVGLAPADLALLISASLFTAGLATLLQTLGVWRIGARLPFVNGVSFAGVAPMLAIAEEHGPKDALPVVFGAVIVAGILCLLAAPYFCKLIRYFPPVVQGTVITLIGVSLLPVAVNWARGGSPSAPGYGSVRAIGLAAVTLTAVVLCNKLLRGFWQQLSLLIGLAIGTALAFPLRLADFGAVGDAKVFALPSPFHFGAPVFDAAAIASLCIVMVVSMTESTADMLALGQIVDREADERTLAAGLRADGLATAVSPVFNGFAASAFAQNIGLVALTGIRSRFTVAAGGAILVLLGLFPVLGSLVSLVPPPVLGGAGIVLFGTVAASGIRTLAEAGMEPGAHTILVSVSLGVGIIPIAAPTFYDAFPEAVRTLMHSGISAGCVAAVLLNLLFHHVGAARKSTGSGDPAVSPASPS; this is encoded by the coding sequence ATGGCTATCCGCACCACCCGTACCACCGACGGCGGTTCCACCCCTGACGGGCCTTCGCGGTCGGACGGTGTGTCACCGGGCCTGCCCGGCTCGACGGCACCGTCCGACCGCGAGGTCCACCCCGTCGACGAACTGCCGCCCCCGGTGAAGCTGTTCACCACCGGGCTGCAGCACGTCGCGGCGATGTACGCGGGCGTCGTGGCGCCCCCGCTCATCGTGGGCGCCGGCGTGGGCCTCGCCCCCGCCGACCTCGCCCTGCTGATCTCGGCCAGCCTGTTCACCGCGGGCCTGGCCACCCTGCTCCAGACCCTCGGCGTCTGGCGGATCGGCGCCCGGCTCCCGTTCGTCAACGGGGTCTCCTTCGCCGGCGTCGCCCCCATGCTCGCCATCGCCGAGGAGCACGGCCCGAAGGACGCCCTGCCGGTGGTCTTCGGCGCCGTGATCGTCGCGGGGATCCTGTGCCTCCTCGCGGCACCGTACTTCTGCAAGCTCATCCGGTACTTCCCCCCGGTCGTCCAGGGCACCGTGATCACCCTCATCGGGGTGTCCCTGCTCCCGGTGGCGGTCAACTGGGCCCGCGGCGGCTCGCCCTCCGCGCCCGGCTACGGCTCCGTGCGGGCCATCGGACTCGCCGCGGTCACCCTCACCGCGGTCGTGCTCTGCAACAAGCTGCTCCGGGGCTTCTGGCAGCAGCTGTCCCTGCTCATCGGTCTGGCGATCGGCACCGCGCTCGCCTTCCCGCTGCGCCTCGCCGACTTCGGCGCGGTCGGGGACGCGAAGGTCTTCGCCCTCCCCTCGCCGTTCCACTTCGGAGCGCCGGTCTTCGACGCGGCCGCGATCGCCTCGCTCTGCATCGTCATGGTCGTCTCGATGACCGAGTCCACCGCGGACATGCTGGCGCTCGGGCAGATCGTCGACCGGGAGGCCGACGAGCGGACCCTCGCCGCCGGACTGCGCGCGGACGGCCTGGCCACCGCGGTCAGCCCGGTCTTCAACGGCTTCGCGGCCAGCGCCTTCGCCCAGAACATCGGCCTGGTGGCGCTGACCGGGATCCGCAGCCGGTTCACCGTGGCCGCCGGCGGCGCGATCCTCGTCCTGCTCGGCCTGTTCCCGGTCCTCGGGTCGCTGGTCTCCCTGGTACCTCCGCCGGTCCTCGGCGGCGCCGGGATCGTGCTCTTCGGCACGGTCGCGGCCAGCGGCATACGCACGCTCGCCGAGGCCGGGATGGAGCCCGGCGCCCACACCATCCTGGTGTCGGTATCCCTCGGCGTCGGCATCATCCCGATCGCCGCCCCCACGTTCTACGACGCCTTTCCCGAGGCCGTCCGGACCCTGATGCACTCCGGCATCTCGGCCGGCTGCGTGGCGGCCGTCCTGCTCAACCTGCTGTTCCACCACGTGGGAGCCGCACGGAAGTCCACCGGGTCCGGCGACCCGGCGGTGTCACCGGCCTCCCCGTCCTGA
- a CDS encoding thiamine-binding protein — MRLMVEFTTEPFELDSFPDHAKAARRVVDEAGLAVSVGPFGTSAEGEAEQALAAVTRLLRETLDAGATRISVQVSVLDEDNRTPEGVGTP, encoded by the coding sequence GTGCGATTGATGGTGGAGTTCACGACAGAACCGTTCGAGCTGGACAGCTTCCCGGACCACGCCAAGGCCGCCCGACGCGTCGTGGACGAGGCCGGGCTCGCCGTGTCGGTGGGCCCCTTCGGCACCAGCGCCGAGGGCGAGGCCGAGCAGGCCCTGGCCGCCGTCACCCGCCTGCTGCGGGAGACCCTGGACGCGGGCGCGACCCGGATCTCGGTCCAGGTCAGCGTGCTCGACGAGGACAACCGCACCCCGGAAGGAGTGGGTACGCCGTGA
- a CDS encoding catalase has product MPKNLTTESGAPVADNQNSASAGEYGPLLIQDQQLLEKLARFNRERIPERVVHARGSGAYGYFEVTDEVSQYTRADFLAEVGKRTEVFLRFSTVAGALGSSDAVRDPRGFALKFYTAEGNYDLVGNNTPVFFIKDPIKFPDFIHSQKRDPYTGVQEADNVWDFWAHSPASTHQITWLFGDRGIPASYRHMNGYGSHTYQWVNAEGDAYWVKYHFKTNQGVRSLDGEQSAEVLGADADSHQRDLHQAIERGVFPSWTLYVQLMPVAEAADYRFNPFDLTKVWPHADYPLVKVGRLVLNRNPENVFAEVEQAAFSPNNFVPGIGPSPDKMLQGRLFAYADAQRYRLGVNHTQLPVNAPRATEAANYGQDGFNAVSRNGRGKNYEPNSYDGPRQTDEALAVAVAVSGHTGTYTTPAHTKDDDFFQAGELYRLMSEGEKSRLIANLAGFLAQVTRDDVVERNLAHFHAADEEYGARLEAAVAALRAGDDA; this is encoded by the coding sequence ATGCCCAAGAACCTCACCACCGAGTCCGGCGCGCCCGTCGCCGACAACCAGAACTCCGCCTCGGCCGGCGAGTACGGCCCGCTGCTGATCCAGGACCAGCAGCTGCTGGAGAAGCTGGCCCGCTTCAACCGCGAGCGCATCCCGGAGCGCGTCGTCCACGCCCGCGGCTCCGGTGCCTACGGCTACTTCGAGGTCACCGACGAGGTCTCGCAGTACACTCGGGCCGACTTCCTCGCCGAGGTCGGCAAGCGGACCGAGGTCTTCCTGCGCTTCTCCACCGTGGCAGGCGCCCTGGGCTCCAGCGACGCGGTGCGCGACCCGCGCGGCTTCGCGCTGAAGTTCTACACCGCCGAGGGCAACTACGACCTGGTCGGCAACAACACCCCGGTGTTCTTCATCAAGGACCCGATCAAGTTCCCCGACTTCATCCACTCCCAGAAGCGCGACCCGTACACCGGCGTGCAGGAGGCGGACAACGTCTGGGACTTCTGGGCCCACTCGCCGGCCTCCACCCACCAGATCACCTGGCTGTTCGGCGACCGCGGCATCCCGGCGTCCTACCGCCACATGAACGGCTACGGCTCGCACACCTACCAGTGGGTCAACGCCGAGGGCGACGCGTACTGGGTGAAGTACCACTTCAAGACCAACCAGGGCGTCCGCTCGCTGGACGGCGAGCAGTCCGCCGAGGTGCTCGGCGCCGACGCCGACTCGCACCAGCGCGACCTGCACCAGGCCATCGAGCGCGGTGTGTTCCCGTCCTGGACGCTGTACGTCCAGCTGATGCCGGTCGCCGAGGCGGCGGACTACCGCTTCAACCCGTTCGACCTGACCAAGGTGTGGCCGCACGCCGACTACCCGCTGGTCAAGGTCGGCCGCCTGGTGCTGAACCGGAACCCGGAGAACGTGTTCGCCGAGGTCGAGCAGGCCGCCTTCTCGCCGAACAACTTCGTCCCCGGCATCGGCCCGTCCCCGGACAAGATGCTCCAGGGCCGCCTGTTCGCCTACGCGGACGCCCAGCGCTACCGCCTCGGCGTCAACCACACCCAGCTGCCGGTGAACGCCCCGCGCGCCACCGAGGCCGCCAACTACGGCCAGGACGGCTTCAACGCCGTCAGCCGCAACGGCCGCGGCAAGAACTACGAGCCCAACTCGTACGACGGCCCGCGCCAGACCGACGAGGCCCTGGCCGTCGCGGTCGCGGTGTCCGGCCACACCGGCACGTACACCACCCCGGCGCACACCAAGGACGACGACTTCTTCCAGGCCGGAGAGCTGTACCGGCTGATGTCCGAGGGCGAGAAGTCCCGCCTGATCGCCAACCTGGCGGGCTTCCTCGCCCAGGTCACCCGCGACGACGTCGTGGAGCGGAACCTCGCCCACTTCCACGCGGCCGACGAGGAGTACGGCGCCCGCCTGGAGGCCGCCGTCGCCGCACTCCGCGCCGGCGACGACGCCTGA
- a CDS encoding glycerate kinase, protein MPATPAKGHVVVAPDKFKGTLEGAQVAARIADGIRRTAPGVEVRELPVADGGEGTLAAALAAGFRRVPVKVAGPTGLPVDAAIAVRDDTAVVELAQSSGLARLPGGRTAPLAAGSFGVGQLIGKAVALGVKRVVLGLGGSACTDGGAGMVQALGVGLYDAEGAELAPGGAALRKLSRIDLGPLAGALAGVEVVVACDVDNPLLGPRGATAVYGPQKGADGDDLAVLEEGLTRWADTVRAAVGRDFRDAPGAGAAGGVGFAALALLGATMRPGIELLLELLGFDEAVRGARLVVTGEGCLDAQTLHGKAPAGVAAAATRAGVRVAAVAGRLELSEREWRAAGFAAALALTDLAEQPGDSMTKAAELAEVAGERLAAELLRS, encoded by the coding sequence ATGCCCGCCACCCCCGCGAAGGGCCACGTGGTCGTCGCCCCCGACAAGTTCAAGGGCACCCTGGAGGGCGCGCAGGTCGCCGCCCGGATCGCCGACGGCATCCGCCGTACCGCGCCCGGCGTCGAGGTCCGCGAACTCCCCGTCGCCGACGGCGGCGAGGGCACCCTGGCCGCCGCCCTGGCGGCCGGCTTCCGGCGCGTCCCGGTGAAGGTGGCCGGCCCGACCGGCCTCCCGGTGGACGCGGCGATCGCCGTCAGGGACGACACCGCCGTGGTCGAGCTGGCCCAGTCCTCCGGACTCGCCCGGCTCCCCGGCGGCCGTACCGCGCCGCTGGCGGCCGGCTCCTTCGGGGTCGGCCAGCTGATCGGCAAGGCGGTGGCGCTCGGCGTGAAGCGGGTGGTCCTGGGCCTGGGCGGCAGCGCCTGCACCGACGGCGGCGCCGGCATGGTCCAGGCGCTCGGGGTGGGCCTGTACGACGCGGAGGGCGCGGAGCTCGCCCCCGGCGGCGCCGCGCTGCGCAAGCTGTCCCGGATCGACCTCGGCCCGCTGGCCGGCGCACTGGCCGGGGTGGAGGTCGTGGTCGCCTGCGACGTCGACAACCCCCTGCTCGGGCCGCGCGGCGCCACCGCCGTGTACGGCCCGCAGAAGGGTGCGGACGGCGACGACCTGGCGGTCCTGGAGGAAGGCCTGACCCGGTGGGCGGACACCGTCCGCGCCGCCGTCGGCCGGGACTTCCGCGACGCCCCCGGCGCCGGGGCGGCAGGAGGGGTCGGCTTCGCCGCCCTGGCCCTGCTCGGCGCCACCATGCGGCCCGGTATCGAGTTGCTGCTCGAACTGCTGGGCTTCGACGAGGCTGTGCGTGGGGCGCGCCTCGTCGTCACCGGTGAGGGTTGCCTGGACGCGCAGACGCTCCACGGCAAGGCCCCCGCCGGCGTCGCCGCGGCGGCCACCCGGGCGGGGGTTCGGGTGGCCGCTGTGGCAGGACGGCTCGAACTGTCGGAGCGCGAGTGGCGGGCCGCGGGGTTCGCCGCCGCCCTCGCGCTCACCGACCTGGCCGAGCAGCCTGGAGACAGCATGACCAAGGCGGCGGAGCTGGCGGAGGTCGCGGGGGAGCGGCTGGCGGCCGAGCTGCTGAGGTCCTGA